cgaaatctataattaattttgtaattagtctacatttaatatttcaaatattgAAAATTTCCATCAAAAAACGAAAAATGCAAAATTATCTAAACACGCTTGTTTAGAAACCATGtgggagaagttttgatttTTGGTGACCTACCTTTGTGCTTCCCTGAATCTGAAGCTCACAAAAAGGTTAGCTGCTGCATTCTTCTCCgggctactagctagctagtctaCTACTACTGGGCCTCACACAAAATCTGCACCTCTGTCGATTGTGACGTGCACACACGATCCAATTATGACGGAATCTAAATCTAGTCGTCACACTACAACTTTTAATCTTGAAATAGCATGCAAATTATTTGACTAATTATTGAACAAGCTTATAAATGTTGTTTGACTTCTAGAAAAAAAACCCAAAGAGACCTAGGTCCTATTTTAAATGCGTAAATTTTTGGGTGTaaagcactgtagcactttaatttgtatttagtaattattgtCTCATCATAGgttaactaggcttaaaagattcgtctcacaaattatagacaaactgtgtaattagttattttgtttgactacatttaatacttcatgcatgtgttaaaacattcgatgtgatgggaaatcttataaaattttggaattttgaagggaagtaaggccccgtttagttcccaaaaattttcacctcccctttaaacacatgtatgaagcactaaatgtaattaaataacaaaactaattacacagtttggatgtacacgacgagacgaatcttttgagcctaattagtgcatgattagccataagtgctacagtaacccacatgtgctaatgatgcggtcaaaggcctcaaaagattcgtctagcggtttccaagtgagttctaaaattagttttttaattagtgttcgaaaaaccctcccgacatctggtcaaatattgacgtgacacccaaaaattttcaccaaacTCAACTAAACGCCCCCTAAACAAGACCTAGTAAGTTCACTGTGGGAAATGTTGATTGCTAGGTCATAAATTTTGCACCGGCCGTCTCATAACTCCTGGCAGCCTGCATGCATGGAGCTCTCCGGAAACTGTGCTTGCATTGCTTGTAGTTCTTGGAGTACACAACTAAGTGcccgtttagttctcaaaaattttcaacttccctttgaacacatgtatgaagcactaaatgtaattaaataacaaaattaattacacaatttggatgtacacgacgagacgaatcttttgagtctaattaatgcatgattagccataagtgctatagtaacccacatgtgctaatgatgcggtcaaaggcctccaaagattcgtctcgcggtttccaagtgagttctgaaattagttttttaattagtgttcgaaaaaccctcccgacatctggtcaaacatgcgatttgacatccaaaaatttttatttttggaactaaacagccCCTAATCCCCAGCTGACAGCACGCTGATCGATTGCTAGCTCCTGAGCTCCAGCTGCCTGTTGTTCTACAGTCGCTGGAACCAACGCAGCAAGCCCATTCATGGCGCCCCCTGAACCGTCAGTCGTAACACTGTCTGCTATAGCTCCGAGACCTAATAGTTACTGTTCCCTGTCCTCCCACCTTCATTTCGTGATGTGAACCAAACGGTGCCAGATCGACACAGTACAAGCTAGAAGGGTACCCATCCGAGAGTGAGGACAGATACGTGTACAGCGATAGCAAACAGGAGCACTACATGCTTTTCAGAATCCTCGGAACGGAATAATTATACAAAATTCACTCGTCTTTGTTTAAAAGCCTAACAATTTAGTTAATTAGATCGAAATCCATCCTTTCCGTCAGAGCGTGTTACACATAGGATTCTGAAAGGGCAGTATGCTGATATAAGTGCTGCAGAAATTAAAACGAGTGAAATTAAGATTTGGCTTTTGTGCTATTTTATTTGCTGAACATCGATCTGCAGCGTATCGATCCTATGATATCGAAGCTGCTGATGATATACATGTCCAGCACCTGGTGTACGAGTACGCGAGGCAGGGCGCGTGCGTGGCGCTGGTGGCGCGGACGGAGATCGCGCTGCGCGCCGTGGCCAAGACGGCGCGCGACCTCGGCGCGCCCGGCGTGCTGGTCGTGCCGGCCGACATCACCAAGGTGGACGACGCCAAGCGCGCCGTCGAGGAGACCGTCGCACACTTCGGCAAACGTACGTGCATCGATTAATAatgatatatttatatatatgcatatatatataatacatctCAGATAATTAAATTTCCTGCTGCTTATATTAAATGCTGTACGAACACGACTTTTACGAAGTTAACAAGGACGTCACGCGAGGTGTTGAGTGGTTATGGTGGCCGAAGTGTCGCCGCCAGTGCAAGGATCATATCTTGCCGGTTGGCAGATGTCACTAGCTGCTGCTTAATTGATAGGACTAGTGATGGACAGTACCAGCATAGTTTACTGAACAACCCAACTGCACAACCTAGCTAGGGGTGCAACTGtctcgagttttttttttttttttggggaagAGGCAACGTTCTCGAGTCATTTCACGCGTCCGTGATCAGCTTCCTCTCTTCCAGTAGTCAACTGAATCAGGGCTGGGTAATGGAGTAGTCGGGTAGAGCTGTTGAATCCGGTAGTGAAGCTACTGTCTTGTACTACGATTCAACAAAGTCAAAGCAGGGACTATACATGTGGTCTTCTACTACTAAATTAAATGCCTGTGTTTGATGAATCATTTGTTGCGTGTGCAAGCGTTTAGTGTTGGTTCCCTAGATAGATGACACAACATCTAGGGTCATAAGATAACCCAATTTCAATACTCAAGAGGGACTTCCAAAATCTAGCTAGAAACCGTCTAAAGAGAGGCTCTCGCGCACAATTCTCTATAGTACTAAGACACAACTAATAGCacctaacaacaacaacaacatagcctttttccccaagcaagttggggtaggctagagatgaaacccgaaagaaataagttaaaggttcaggcacattgatagctagtctccaaacgctcctatccaaaactatctctttagaaatattcaAATCCTTAAGgcctctcttaaccgactcatcccacgtcagtttaggtctacctctacccctctgtACATTATCGACACGCTCAAGAAcctcattacgcaccggcgcctcaggaggcattcgttggacatgtccaaaccatctcagccgatgctggataagtttctcctcaattggtgccacccgaCCCTATTTCGAATAACTttgttccggactctatccctccttgtgtgcccgcaaaaccaccgcaacatccgcatctctgctacactcagttgctggacatgtcgcctttttgtaagccaacattcagcaccgtataacatcgccggacgaattgctgtcctatagaatttgccttttagcttttgtggcaccctcttgtcacaaaagatgccagaagcttgctgccatttcaaccagccagctgaaattctatgcctaacatcttcatcaatgtcgccatccttttgtagcaccgatcctaaataccgaaaagtattcttctggaccaccacttgcccatctagactaacatctcccccctcatgcctagtcacgctgaaatcgcacatcatatactcggtcttggtcctactaagtccgaaccctttcgactctaacgtgcgtctccacagctctaacttcctattaacccctgccctactctcgccaactagcaccacatcatcagcaaagagcatacaccaagggatctcacaaCTAATAGCAcctaacaaagaaaaaaaattgtctACTAATTGATTGGGGAGTGGTACCATCTACTTGGGAGGTAATAGGGCCTATgctcatttttttttggaataacTGGTTACAACTAAACTAATAAATGAAATTCCTTGCAATCATCAAACCCTTGATACAGTCCAGGTCACTGGTAGATGAGGGTAGCTGGCTCAGGACCATGTGTGTGCAAATTGCATTCAGGGATAGTGAAGTGAAGGTCTTGTCCCCCAATTTGGTTGATAGGAATGTGAGAGCTACTCAAAAGCCAGCCTAAAGAAGTACCGGCAACAGGATCCATCAACCTGTTAATCATTTTTGTTTAATCCTACCAAGCAATTTAAGAGAATATCAGAAACTAAAAAGAGTAGCTATAATTATTCAAGTGTAAATAAAGGGAATAATAATCGATCGATCTTACAACATTTTCCAAATTATTGCAGTTTTTTTCGTTTGATAGTGAAATGGTTCGAAGAAACATATGTTTTGCTACCAATTTATATACTTTATGAGAATATTTGTATTTGATGTTAAAATAGTTTGACTCAGCTAGCGTGATACTCAATGCAAATGTTGTGTTTCTTAATTTCTTGTCATTTGCAATTCGTACTGATTGTGATGTATGCTTCCACAGTCAACCACCTGGTTGCCAACGCGGGGATCTGGTCCAGCTGCTTTTTTGAAGAAATCACAAACATAACCGCCTTCCACAATGTGATCGTAAGAAATCAACTCGACCAAACTACGCTTACctttggaatttttcttgaGAAATACCAGATTATTTTCTGCTGATTTTCGAACCTGTGATCAACTCGACAAAAATGTTAGGACCCATTgtatccttttttttcttctgattTTCGAACCTAAGAAGTTCTTGGATTCTTAGATTCACGTCCTACTCACACACTGTTATGATGCATTTATATGTGCCAATCAACCACAGCATTCTCTCCAATGGTCTAGTGCTCCACTGTAGAGCCTTAAACGCTACTGCCAGCCAATTAATTTGGATTAGCTTTCAAATTTATACCGCATTTTAAGTCAATTTGGTGTCATCAATAATTTTGACAtctaaaaaatctttgtgttattccttttttttttgacgccAACTTTTCTGTTACCTGAATATTTTGTTTGGGGGTGTATGCCGGCAGGATCTAAACTTCTGGGGCGCCGTTTACCCGACCTACTTCGCGCTGCCATACCTCAAGGCTAGCCGCGGAAACATCGTTGCCACCTCCTCCGTCGCTGGCAGGGTGCCTACCGCCAGGATGAGCTTCTACAACGTAAGCTACTACTAAATCTGCTCACCGAACACCCTGTGTGGGTGCGCTAACTACAACAACTACAGATGAATCTGGTGATCTAATTACTGACAAGCAGCCTGGCGATCTAGAATGATCAGACGATATAATTTATTTCAGCTACCTAGCTTGAATGGATGCATGTGTCACACTGTCACTACGTCAGTCAATTGAGTGCCCTACATGAACACAAattctttcttttatttctcCAGATATAAGATATATGCGACATTGATTTTGAATTCAGATCGCAATAGGTCTAGACATCAGCTCTTGACTTTGGATTGTATATTTTTTCAGGCCAGCAAAGGAGCTGTGATTCGGTTCTACGAGACCCTGAGGGCTGAGCTGGGGTCCCACGTCCGGGTCACCATCCTCATGCCGGGGTACGTCGTCTCCAACCTCACCAAGGGCAAGGGCCTCCAGAAGGACGGCCATGTCGGCATCGACGAGGAGGCCCGCGACGTAATAAGctcttctcctctcctctcctctcctcaacATACACTGTATATATTTTTACCATTGATGAACATGTACTGTGTGCAGATTAATGTCGGGCCGATGCCGGTGGGCAAGACGGAGTccctggcggcggtggtggtggcgagcGTGCGGCGCGGGGACCACTACGTGACGTGGCCAGGGTGGTACTGGCCGTTCCACATGGTGATGTgcgcggcgccggagctggtgGACTGGTTCTCCCGGACGTTCTACGTGTCCAAGTCcggggagcaggacggcggcgccgcgctgAGCAAGAAGATCCTCGAGGCCGTCGGCGGGACGAAGTTCCTATACCCCAAGACCATCCGCTCCGAGGCCACCATGGCAGCTAACTGACTGGACTCGTCAAGGCGTTCGCCACATAAATttgttatatatataaacatgcaTGGTCTGTTGTTGGATTAGTAGACGGATCAGAAGATCAAGGGGGCCGGTGAGATGGATGCATGATGGGATGACCTGCATTTTTTATTCGTCTTATTTTTCAGTtttctcttgttcttcttctctcttTGATTTACAGTTTACACGTGATCAATGTGATGTGAATTAATACGAATGTTTATTGGTGGTATCTGGGCCCCGTGATAAAAGTGGGGTCTAGATGCAAATTGCAAAAGTTGATGTATCTAAACAACATTTGTTATCAACAATGTGTTATCAACAAGTTTGAATATCTGGTACTACCTAGTTCCCAAGTTAGAAAATCTAGTTTTCTTTGGAAAGAGGCGAAGCAATTCCAGAGTGAGCTAGCTTTTCTGTTTTTGTTAGACAGTGTGACTAGAGACATGCTGGCAATCCTGAAAGGAAAAAGTTCTTTTTGCCTCTCTGTACTTCTAGCCGAATCTGCTTTTGCCCTTGGACAAAAAAACCATCCTACTAGGC
This genomic interval from Panicum virgatum strain AP13 chromosome 8K, P.virgatum_v5, whole genome shotgun sequence contains the following:
- the LOC120644391 gene encoding 11-beta-hydroxysteroid dehydrogenase A-like, with protein sequence MSKEAAVNVLLSCFMHAGLALVLLVYLPAASVCRLLARVFVRPFARGEDLRGKVVLVTGASSGIGEHLVYEYARQGACVALVARTEIALRAVAKTARDLGAPGVLVVPADITKVDDAKRAVEETVAHFGKLNHLVANAGIWSSCFFEEITNITAFHNVIDLNFWGAVYPTYFALPYLKASRGNIVATSSVAGRVPTARMSFYNASKGAVIRFYETLRAELGSHVRVTILMPGYVVSNLTKGKGLQKDGHVGIDEEARDINVGPMPVGKTESLAAVVVASVRRGDHYVTWPGWYWPFHMVMCAAPELVDWFSRTFYVSKSGEQDGGAALSKKILEAVGGTKFLYPKTIRSEATMAAN